In Sphingomonas sp. R1, a single genomic region encodes these proteins:
- a CDS encoding phage tail length tape measure family protein, which translates to MTTLANLTTYFAGESASFLSAIEKSRGGLRALVKELDPVSAATDRFNKQQALLENGLKRGALTAEQHATAMGRLRTRYDEQISSLTKLNGTTGAARAGMQQLSFQIGDVASSLAGGAPPMQVFGQQVFQVIGALQLMQKESKGLIGFLGGPWGAVITSAVVLLAPLTLKLFETADASKELKEATDDLGKALDDIGTFFDRNTGKIKENNAAMLQGAMLRRDLKIEEARKIQESARVTGRAALQSTLRDQNPVFAERGLGRGQVKDINFDVAKLFEKGPGGPGIDAGLRAIAGSKSPNAAFAKQILEQRSLFVQSGRQIEQLQAEMRSLKTGVLDPSLRTGAGKNSSAGGGREGSAKSEPAAKPMDTRSSDRELQKLYYERIRLEQQGNASASERISDEQRILAAQTTAAMFEIDAQKKSGEISKQRAERLRAETQENYRLQRNLINVRFDDQLSAERLQVLQDQLAASTRSLQLDGDLARTADERRRIQLKILDNEIEAERASLQESLAKKDLAETERNRLTARLEALDTEKSKRGALIDRQNAAPLAQYLDSIPRTAGEVNESLQNIAADGLAQLNDGLAQAAIGSKSLGDVFSNVTDQILSDILRIVIQQQLIKPIASLLGGGGGSGGGLFSAIGSLFGGGGGDWASGLGGGDALNLGSLGLPGFANGGSFMIGGKGGIDQNVLSINGIPRAMVSASELVSITPGSDRTAQRQPIIVQVVGEEGAAFVPRVAGISGQTSSAQVQAAQRRSVMRSRQRLY; encoded by the coding sequence ATGACGACGCTCGCGAACCTCACCACCTATTTCGCCGGTGAGAGCGCGTCGTTCCTGTCCGCGATCGAGAAGAGCCGGGGCGGCCTGCGCGCCCTGGTGAAGGAGCTGGATCCGGTCTCCGCCGCCACCGACAGGTTCAACAAGCAGCAGGCGTTGCTGGAGAATGGGTTGAAGCGTGGGGCGCTCACCGCTGAGCAGCACGCCACCGCCATGGGGCGGCTTCGCACTCGCTACGATGAGCAGATTTCTTCACTTACAAAGTTGAATGGCACGACCGGCGCTGCGCGTGCCGGCATGCAGCAGTTGAGTTTCCAGATCGGTGACGTTGCGAGCAGCCTCGCTGGCGGGGCGCCGCCGATGCAGGTTTTCGGGCAGCAGGTGTTCCAGGTGATCGGCGCGCTGCAGCTCATGCAGAAGGAATCCAAGGGGCTCATCGGCTTCCTTGGTGGCCCTTGGGGAGCGGTGATCACCTCCGCAGTGGTGCTGTTGGCCCCGCTGACACTCAAGTTGTTCGAAACGGCTGACGCTAGCAAGGAACTGAAGGAAGCGACCGATGATCTGGGCAAGGCGCTAGACGATATCGGCACGTTCTTCGATCGTAACACCGGCAAGATCAAAGAGAACAATGCGGCGATGCTGCAGGGCGCGATGCTCCGGCGCGACCTGAAGATCGAAGAAGCGCGCAAGATCCAGGAATCTGCGCGGGTCACAGGCCGTGCCGCGCTTCAATCGACCCTGCGGGACCAGAACCCGGTATTTGCCGAGCGCGGACTTGGGCGGGGGCAGGTGAAAGACATCAACTTCGATGTCGCGAAGCTGTTTGAGAAAGGGCCTGGCGGGCCTGGCATTGATGCGGGCCTGCGGGCCATCGCTGGCAGCAAGTCGCCCAATGCAGCCTTCGCCAAGCAGATCCTCGAGCAGCGTTCCCTGTTCGTGCAGAGCGGCCGTCAGATCGAACAGCTGCAGGCGGAAATGCGTTCGCTGAAAACCGGTGTGCTGGATCCCAGCCTACGCACTGGCGCAGGCAAGAATTCTTCAGCCGGCGGCGGACGGGAGGGAAGTGCAAAATCAGAACCAGCCGCGAAACCGATGGACACGCGTTCCAGTGATCGCGAGCTGCAGAAGCTGTACTACGAACGAATCCGCCTGGAGCAACAGGGCAACGCCAGTGCGTCCGAGCGCATTTCCGACGAACAGCGAATCCTAGCAGCCCAGACTACGGCGGCGATGTTCGAAATTGACGCGCAGAAAAAGTCTGGTGAGATCAGCAAGCAGCGTGCGGAGCGTCTTCGGGCGGAGACGCAGGAGAATTATCGGCTGCAGCGGAACCTGATCAACGTTCGCTTTGATGACCAGCTAAGCGCGGAGCGGCTTCAGGTTTTGCAGGATCAACTGGCCGCCAGCACGCGAAGTCTACAGTTGGATGGCGATCTGGCGCGTACCGCCGATGAACGGCGGCGCATCCAATTAAAGATTTTGGATAACGAAATCGAAGCCGAACGCGCATCGCTGCAAGAGTCGCTGGCTAAGAAAGATTTGGCGGAAACTGAGCGCAACCGGTTGACGGCGCGCCTTGAAGCACTTGATACCGAAAAGAGCAAACGCGGCGCGCTTATCGATCGCCAGAACGCCGCGCCGCTGGCGCAATATCTGGACAGCATTCCGCGCACCGCGGGCGAGGTAAACGAGTCGCTGCAGAACATCGCGGCGGATGGGCTCGCGCAGCTGAACGACGGCCTGGCGCAGGCGGCGATCGGCAGCAAGTCGCTGGGCGACGTGTTCTCGAACGTAACCGATCAGATCCTGTCGGACATCCTGCGCATCGTGATCCAGCAACAGCTGATCAAGCCGATCGCCAGCCTGCTGGGCGGCGGCGGCGGCAGCGGTGGCGGGCTTTTCAGCGCGATCGGCAGCCTGTTCGGCGGCGGCGGCGGGGACTGGGCTTCCGGGCTCGGGGGTGGTGACGCCCTGAACCTCGGCAGCCTTGGCCTTCCGGGGTTCGCGAACGGCGGAAGCTTCATGATCGGCGGCAAGGGTGGGATCGATCAGAACGTGCTCTCCATCAACGGCATTCCGCGCGCGATGGTTTCGGCCAGCGAGCTGGTGAGCATCACGCCGGGCAGCGACCGGACTGCCCAGCGCCAGCCCATCATCGTCCAGGTGGTCGGGGAGGAAGGTGCAGCCTTCGTCCCCCGCGTCGCGGGCATCAGCGGGCAGACATCGTCCGCGCAGGTGCAGGCCGCGCAGCGGCGATCCGTCATGCGCTCTCGGCAAAGGCTTTACTGA
- a CDS encoding DUF6950 family protein gives MTLAERAAATQAVIERFRDKPFDWRTSGTCIHLFRAQAVAMGHKPPPIRRFRSALSAKRALDGMGHDSVGALIEALLPGARIAPAEMIVGDVGVLPGEQGLDAVVICAGAKVLGWHGADPSRLLPIDVCRSEFLAAWRLGA, from the coding sequence ATGACGTTGGCAGAGCGCGCGGCAGCGACGCAGGCAGTGATCGAGCGGTTCCGCGACAAGCCGTTCGACTGGCGCACCAGCGGCACCTGCATCCACCTGTTCCGCGCGCAGGCGGTCGCCATGGGGCACAAGCCGCCCCCCATCCGGAGGTTCCGCTCGGCGCTGAGCGCAAAGCGGGCGCTGGATGGCATGGGCCATGACAGTGTCGGCGCGCTGATCGAGGCGCTGCTGCCGGGAGCGCGCATCGCGCCGGCAGAAATGATCGTCGGAGACGTGGGCGTGCTGCCCGGGGAACAGGGGTTGGACGCCGTGGTGATTTGCGCAGGCGCGAAGGTGCTGGGCTGGCACGGCGCGGATCCGTCGCGCCTGCTCCCGATCGACGTGTGCCGCAGCGAATTCCTGGCGGCGTGGAGGCTCGGCGCGTGA
- a CDS encoding DUF4376 domain-containing protein: MGVVIMWPSRQEAHHRADGMTEGYDLSGATVVEVPAGFSWAGHCIDWDLLTVSADLDAARARRWEDVKAMRNAAASGGCETPLGRVDTTDASRVLITGAVQMAQLSGGAYAVDWTMADNSKVTHDGPAMIAMGVAVAQHIAACWAHGQALREAIGAASTAEALDSIDINAGWPGQ; this comes from the coding sequence ATGGGCGTGGTGATCATGTGGCCGTCGCGACAAGAGGCGCACCACCGCGCTGATGGCATGACAGAAGGGTATGACCTCAGCGGTGCGACCGTGGTGGAGGTGCCCGCCGGCTTCTCCTGGGCGGGGCATTGTATCGACTGGGATCTGCTCACCGTCTCGGCCGATCTCGACGCCGCGAGGGCCCGGCGCTGGGAAGATGTGAAGGCGATGCGAAACGCGGCGGCGTCGGGCGGCTGTGAGACGCCGCTGGGCCGCGTCGACACCACCGATGCAAGTCGCGTCCTGATCACCGGCGCAGTGCAGATGGCGCAGCTTTCCGGCGGCGCTTACGCAGTCGACTGGACGATGGCCGACAACAGCAAGGTGACGCACGACGGTCCCGCGATGATCGCGATGGGCGTCGCGGTTGCCCAGCATATCGCCGCCTGCTGGGCGCATGGACAGGCGCTGCGCGAGGCGATTGGCGCGGCTTCGACGGCCGAAGCCCTGGACAGCATCGACATCAATGCCGGTTGGCCCGGCCAATAA
- a CDS encoding lysozyme: protein MPNDVKAPRKTPGRKTLASIVGALCASLLLVAMPREESGREVQVAIAPSGDATITHVRGVQYLKTYLDIVGVATACDGITRRVKPGQVYTEVQCAQMLEGELVQHALEVQICAPELWGAGRDYQRFAAISLAYNVGAPRFCGSTAAKHFRAGQWVAGCDALRMWNKAGGRVIGGLVRRRERERQACLTGLVAGLTPANLAARIAEVR, encoded by the coding sequence ATGCCGAATGATGTCAAGGCGCCTCGCAAGACGCCCGGGAGGAAGACCCTGGCCAGCATCGTGGGCGCCCTGTGTGCGTCCCTGCTCCTGGTGGCGATGCCGCGCGAGGAGAGCGGGCGCGAGGTGCAGGTTGCGATTGCGCCAAGCGGCGACGCGACCATCACGCATGTGCGCGGTGTCCAGTATCTGAAGACCTATCTCGACATCGTCGGCGTGGCGACGGCCTGCGATGGCATCACGCGCCGCGTGAAGCCGGGGCAGGTCTACACCGAGGTGCAGTGCGCGCAGATGCTCGAAGGCGAGCTGGTGCAGCACGCACTCGAGGTGCAGATCTGCGCGCCGGAGCTATGGGGGGCTGGGCGCGACTATCAGCGCTTCGCCGCGATCTCGCTGGCCTATAATGTCGGGGCTCCGCGGTTCTGCGGTTCAACCGCCGCCAAGCATTTCCGCGCCGGCCAGTGGGTGGCTGGGTGCGACGCCCTCCGCATGTGGAACAAGGCGGGCGGGCGTGTGATCGGCGGGCTGGTCCGCCGCCGCGAGCGCGAGCGGCAGGCATGCCTTACCGGCCTCGTGGCGGGTCTGACGCCCGCGAACCTCGCCGCACGCATCGCGGAGGTGCGGTGA
- a CDS encoding DUF6527 family protein codes for MAKFEKLSRGLRRAGDRLAFYCPGCEAPHVINVYADREPRWGYNGNPEAPTFTPSVLMRTGRAVDPTFIPEPGDPPEVCHTFVTDGRIHFLSDCSHALAGQTVTLPEWPEEWR; via the coding sequence ATGGCAAAGTTTGAAAAGCTGTCGCGGGGATTGCGGCGGGCTGGTGATCGATTGGCCTTCTACTGCCCTGGCTGCGAAGCGCCCCACGTCATCAACGTGTATGCAGACCGCGAACCACGATGGGGGTATAACGGCAACCCCGAGGCGCCGACGTTCACCCCTAGCGTGTTGATGCGGACGGGGCGCGCTGTGGATCCGACGTTCATTCCAGAACCGGGTGACCCGCCAGAGGTCTGCCATACCTTCGTCACCGATGGCAGAATTCACTTTCTCAGCGACTGTTCGCACGCGCTTGCTGGCCAAACAGTGACGTTGCCGGAGTGGCCGGAGGAGTGGCGATGA
- a CDS encoding spike base protein, RCAP_Rcc01079 family translates to MADSFATHADSVLAPSRRAVPITPDNAVQLTDVPKGVWVGTGGDITGRLVGDAADNVWKNVPSGALLPFRFVLIKATGTTAADMVAHY, encoded by the coding sequence ATGGCTGACAGCTTTGCAACGCATGCCGACTCGGTCCTCGCGCCGTCGCGCCGTGCCGTGCCGATCACGCCGGATAATGCCGTGCAGCTGACCGACGTGCCGAAGGGCGTGTGGGTCGGGACCGGCGGCGATATCACCGGCCGTCTGGTGGGGGACGCCGCCGACAACGTCTGGAAGAATGTGCCGAGCGGCGCGCTGCTGCCATTCCGCTTCGTGCTGATCAAGGCGACCGGCACCACGGCAGCGGACATGGTCGCGCATTACTGA
- a CDS encoding fibronectin type III domain-containing protein gives MSFGFGIGPIGGGGGVAVRSVNVPAGSTGRVVNLVRLLGSASTFSLLSGTDASITLNGGDGLALGSGLAAGVSVIAQVREQVGSGATARAVEYAVKCTGAPAVPSLPAVTLTAGNGQISVAWTDGSNGGSAISSHNIYVNGALVSSPTGASPYVITGLTNGISYSVRVSAVNGIGEGALSTAQSATPVAVAPAPNVTLPVTSGLVARYNANYSTISQANGRVTSVSDLSGNGYTAGDNNEGLGPQLVTYASGLKALRFNQDSFLSNPSTPSMGPLASTIIMVVRDHNTRATNKTYLSCGTRAGTPGSKLAYLTNGTNGAAPYVGRASTSADTAVKPWLAAGCQLQVMGWRNGATGTPGTATTNTVGQRCAINRKSLNVTNQNATASAGFELGRNSATTTTSSTLAVQNVANGDWLTADIVEVIIFGRALTDAEFDNVMAAIADGYAIPDVTDQFVLDGDSRICSVLPTLPAENPAMVMTEPGAAYALPKTVRMINYAIGGATTIYGGSPVTAYGSGQSSLYGRLKYTADFPLLAGLSCLIPGGQNRIAIMAGHNDLSQTPLAGVTDKPAQIYVNLNSCIYNTSAPSYLTIGWDVTLVVEMHNNVDNYINGGGGYTSYRALQRSQIGGKNLLTDNNAGPGQTYDGKLRILDMPLMRSGGASVFETQADTANTGNYQNDRLHETAAGMFKFATGGDTPQYGLRAVWPA, from the coding sequence ATGAGTTTCGGTTTCGGCATCGGCCCGATCGGCGGTGGCGGCGGGGTCGCCGTGCGCAGCGTGAATGTGCCTGCGGGCAGCACGGGGCGGGTGGTCAACCTGGTGCGATTGCTGGGCAGCGCATCCACCTTCTCGCTGCTGTCTGGGACGGATGCGAGCATCACGCTGAACGGTGGCGACGGGCTCGCGCTGGGAAGCGGTCTCGCGGCAGGCGTGTCGGTGATTGCGCAGGTTCGCGAGCAGGTGGGTTCCGGTGCGACGGCGCGGGCAGTGGAGTATGCGGTGAAGTGCACCGGCGCGCCCGCGGTGCCGTCGCTGCCGGCAGTGACGCTGACGGCGGGGAATGGCCAGATCTCGGTTGCCTGGACGGACGGGAGCAACGGCGGATCGGCGATCAGCTCGCACAACATCTATGTGAACGGGGCGCTGGTCTCTTCGCCGACTGGTGCGTCGCCCTATGTGATCACCGGGCTCACGAACGGCATCAGCTATTCCGTGCGGGTGTCTGCGGTGAACGGCATCGGCGAGGGCGCGCTCTCGACTGCGCAATCCGCTACGCCTGTTGCTGTGGCGCCCGCGCCCAATGTCACCCTGCCGGTAACCTCTGGCCTCGTCGCGCGCTACAACGCCAACTATTCGACGATCAGCCAAGCGAACGGCCGCGTTACCTCGGTCAGCGATCTCTCCGGCAATGGCTACACCGCGGGAGACAACAACGAGGGCCTCGGCCCCCAGCTCGTCACCTATGCCAGCGGGTTGAAGGCGCTGCGGTTCAACCAGGACAGCTTCCTATCTAACCCCAGCACGCCGTCGATGGGCCCGCTCGCCTCGACCATCATCATGGTGGTGCGGGATCACAACACCCGCGCGACCAACAAAACCTATCTATCGTGCGGAACCCGCGCAGGCACGCCGGGCAGCAAACTCGCCTATCTGACGAACGGCACCAACGGCGCTGCGCCCTATGTCGGCCGGGCTAGCACGTCGGCAGACACAGCAGTAAAGCCGTGGCTTGCCGCCGGCTGTCAGCTCCAAGTTATGGGTTGGCGAAACGGAGCTACCGGCACCCCCGGCACGGCAACGACGAACACGGTTGGGCAGCGTTGTGCGATCAACCGGAAGTCTCTCAACGTCACCAACCAGAACGCAACCGCTTCCGCCGGTTTCGAACTTGGCCGCAATTCAGCCACCACCACGACCTCTAGCACGCTCGCCGTACAAAACGTTGCTAACGGCGATTGGCTCACTGCCGACATCGTCGAGGTTATCATCTTCGGCCGCGCGCTCACCGACGCCGAATTTGATAACGTCATGGCTGCCATCGCGGACGGGTACGCGATCCCCGACGTGACCGATCAATTCGTCCTCGATGGCGATAGCCGCATCTGCTCGGTACTGCCGACGCTCCCCGCTGAAAACCCGGCAATGGTGATGACGGAACCGGGTGCAGCCTATGCGCTGCCCAAGACGGTTCGAATGATCAACTATGCTATCGGCGGCGCGACGACGATCTACGGCGGTTCGCCGGTGACGGCTTATGGCAGCGGACAGAGTTCGCTTTACGGGCGGCTCAAATACACTGCGGACTTTCCTCTCTTGGCGGGGCTTTCTTGCCTTATCCCAGGGGGGCAAAACCGCATCGCCATCATGGCGGGCCATAACGATCTTTCGCAGACCCCGCTTGCTGGGGTGACAGACAAACCGGCACAGATCTATGTCAACCTTAACTCCTGCATCTATAATACTTCGGCCCCGAGCTACCTGACCATCGGCTGGGACGTCACGCTCGTCGTCGAGATGCACAATAACGTCGATAATTACATCAACGGCGGCGGTGGCTATACCAGCTACCGGGCGCTGCAGCGCAGCCAGATCGGCGGTAAGAACCTGCTGACCGACAACAATGCGGGCCCCGGCCAGACCTATGATGGCAAGCTGCGCATCCTCGATATGCCGCTGATGCGGAGCGGCGGGGCGAGCGTGTTCGAGACGCAGGCCGATACTGCGAACACCGGCAACTATCAAAATGATCGCCTGCACGAAACCGCGGCTGGTATGTTCAAATTCGCGACTGGCGGTGATACCCCCCAGTACGGCCTCCGCGCGGTTTGGCCGGCATGA
- a CDS encoding acyltransferase family protein — protein sequence MFEVLAYATATIALALTAGISLVKLGFPLPDRSRQLSIDGLRGILATSVLVHHAWIWRISPEGGWSAPAEPLANQLGAGAVGLFFMTTGYLFYRKILSLSVSGWLNMMVGRVFRIYPLVAVSFAAILLIVLYRAQPEIELMPLIRSAALWISARQEVPILGYADSGRINAFVLWSLWQEWMFYALMIPALGFTAWALRRSGAPRATLPIGLIALGFIAQAALPGSLHSARFWPLFGAGMLAAEFAGSKYAQMLARPAAGAIAVALLAIACTFTRDPYGVGFPAFAFFFTCVASGNAIGGLLNNRAVRALGECSFGIYLFHGVVLSIAFADIGVPIDAPIAPLAILVTVAIVAPLYLIVERPMDRVGHRVRGMVVDAPRSLALWLARKDFVEEEALLTSTGADANATISEAEHGQSKAKPVIA from the coding sequence TTGTTTGAGGTTCTCGCGTATGCAACCGCCACGATAGCGCTCGCCTTAACTGCTGGTATTTCCTTAGTAAAGCTTGGCTTTCCTCTCCCGGATAGAAGCCGACAGCTCAGCATCGACGGTTTGCGCGGAATTCTTGCAACCTCTGTGCTTGTCCATCATGCTTGGATTTGGCGTATAAGCCCTGAAGGCGGGTGGTCTGCCCCTGCCGAGCCGCTCGCCAACCAACTTGGCGCTGGCGCCGTCGGCTTGTTCTTCATGACAACAGGTTACCTGTTCTATCGGAAGATCCTGTCGCTCTCAGTTTCAGGCTGGCTGAACATGATGGTAGGCCGCGTGTTCAGGATTTACCCGCTGGTTGCGGTATCCTTTGCCGCCATCTTGCTGATCGTTCTTTACCGAGCGCAGCCCGAAATAGAATTGATGCCGCTGATCCGGTCTGCGGCGTTGTGGATATCGGCGCGCCAAGAGGTGCCCATCCTTGGGTATGCGGATTCCGGCCGCATCAACGCGTTTGTTCTTTGGTCGCTCTGGCAGGAGTGGATGTTCTACGCCCTGATGATTCCGGCGCTGGGCTTCACAGCCTGGGCCTTGCGGCGAAGCGGCGCGCCGCGGGCGACGCTTCCGATCGGCCTTATCGCTCTCGGCTTCATCGCCCAGGCTGCCCTTCCCGGAAGCCTCCACAGCGCCCGGTTCTGGCCGCTGTTCGGTGCGGGCATGCTCGCAGCGGAGTTCGCAGGCAGCAAATATGCCCAGATGCTGGCGCGGCCTGCGGCGGGCGCGATCGCAGTGGCTCTGCTTGCAATCGCCTGCACCTTCACCCGCGACCCCTATGGCGTGGGATTCCCCGCCTTTGCCTTCTTCTTCACCTGCGTCGCAAGCGGCAACGCTATCGGCGGGCTGCTGAACAACCGCGCAGTACGTGCGCTAGGAGAATGCTCCTTCGGTATCTACCTGTTCCACGGCGTCGTGCTGTCGATCGCGTTTGCAGACATCGGCGTCCCGATTGACGCGCCAATCGCTCCACTCGCGATTCTGGTCACCGTGGCGATCGTCGCCCCGCTCTACCTGATTGTAGAGCGTCCAATGGATCGCGTCGGTCACCGGGTACGGGGCATGGTGGTTGATGCACCCCGTTCGCTTGCCCTTTGGCTCGCCAGGAAGGACTTCGTTGAAGAAGAAGCGCTTTTGACTTCAACTGGCGCTGATGCGAACGCTACCATTAGTGAGGCAGAACACGGGCAGTCTAAGGCGAAGCCGGTTATTGCCTGA
- a CDS encoding Nramp family divalent metal transporter, translating into MRASGGSTAINAASLPGAFRSVAVPGAAGFWRKLGAFAGPGYLVAVGYMDPGNWATGLAGGSAFGYSLLSVILLSNLMAMLLQSLAAKLGIVTGMDLAQACRARYSLVPRLGLWLLCELAIIACDLAEVIGTAVALKLLFGLPLVAGIAVTALDVLLILMLQRRGFRQLEAFIVALLIVIALCFAVELAWAQPSLAAIGTGLLPSPQIVTDPTMLYVAIGILGATVMPHNLYLHSSIVQTRAFERSERGKREAVRLATIDSTVALGLALFVNAAILILAASAFHGSGQTRVAEIGDAYALLAPTLGIGLASTLFAVALLASGQNSTITGTLAGQIVMEGFLDLRLPHWLRRMITRGLAIVPAALVAGLYGDGGVARLLVLSQVVLSLQLPFAVVPLVRFTGDRELMGRFANGRTLRIAALAITGVVITLNGVLVVQMVLG; encoded by the coding sequence TTGCGCGCTTCAGGGGGCTCGACCGCGATCAACGCGGCGAGCCTGCCCGGCGCGTTCCGGAGCGTGGCCGTGCCCGGCGCCGCAGGATTCTGGCGGAAGCTCGGCGCCTTTGCCGGCCCGGGCTATCTCGTCGCGGTGGGCTATATGGACCCCGGCAACTGGGCGACCGGCTTGGCCGGCGGCTCGGCGTTCGGCTATTCGCTGCTGTCGGTTATCCTGCTGTCGAATCTGATGGCGATGCTGCTTCAAAGCCTCGCGGCGAAGCTGGGCATCGTCACCGGCATGGATCTCGCCCAGGCTTGCCGCGCGCGCTACTCGCTGGTGCCGCGACTTGGTCTCTGGTTGCTCTGCGAACTGGCGATCATCGCCTGTGATCTGGCGGAAGTGATCGGCACTGCCGTCGCACTCAAGCTGCTGTTCGGCCTCCCGCTCGTCGCCGGGATCGCCGTTACCGCGCTGGACGTATTGCTGATCCTGATGCTGCAGCGGCGCGGGTTCCGCCAGCTCGAAGCGTTCATCGTGGCGCTGCTTATTGTCATTGCGCTCTGCTTCGCGGTGGAACTCGCCTGGGCACAGCCGAGTCTCGCGGCGATCGGGACCGGCCTGCTGCCTTCCCCGCAGATCGTAACCGATCCGACGATGCTGTACGTCGCGATCGGCATTCTGGGTGCGACGGTAATGCCGCACAATCTCTACCTGCACTCCTCGATCGTGCAGACCCGCGCGTTCGAGCGCAGCGAGCGCGGCAAGCGCGAAGCGGTCCGGCTCGCCACGATCGACAGCACGGTCGCGCTCGGCCTTGCGCTGTTCGTGAATGCCGCCATCCTGATCCTCGCTGCCTCGGCGTTCCACGGATCGGGCCAGACCAGGGTTGCGGAGATCGGCGATGCCTATGCCCTGCTGGCCCCCACGCTTGGCATCGGCCTGGCCAGCACGCTGTTTGCGGTGGCACTGCTGGCCTCGGGTCAGAACTCCACGATCACGGGCACGCTTGCCGGGCAGATCGTGATGGAGGGCTTTCTCGACCTCCGGCTGCCGCACTGGCTGCGGCGAATGATCACGCGCGGCTTGGCGATCGTGCCGGCCGCGCTCGTGGCAGGCCTCTACGGCGACGGCGGCGTGGCGAGGCTGCTGGTCCTGAGTCAGGTGGTACTGAGCCTGCAGTTGCCCTTCGCCGTGGTTCCGCTCGTCCGCTTCACCGGCGACCGCGAACTGATGGGGCGCTTCGCCAACGGCCGAACCCTCCGGATCGCCGCGCTTGCGATCACCGGGGTGGTCATCACCCTGAACGGCGTTCTGGTCGTGCAGATGGTGCTTGGCTGA
- a CDS encoding ferritin-like domain-containing protein: MNHDIVLQVLDACDARRAERRAFMKNACLAAAGASMLAACSSSDDGPGSMITPTPTPTPTPTPTPTSTLTDQDVLNFALNLEYLEAQFYAFAANGTSLPANLLSGSGQVGVISGGRQVQFKDAAVARYAREIAGDEQAHVAFLRSALGSVAVAQPDLDLSADVNGAFSTAARAAGLVGANQAFDPYASDENFLLAAFIFEDVGVSAYKGASPLISNKTYLEAAAGILAAEAYHAGLIRTTLYRKGLTTPTLIDATEAISNARDSLDGASDLDQGVRPIGNATNIVPTDSNGVAFSRTAGQVLNIAYLNKASVDRGGFFPKGVNSTIKLSAAS; the protein is encoded by the coding sequence ATGAATCACGATATCGTTCTCCAGGTCCTGGATGCGTGCGATGCACGCCGCGCCGAGCGCCGGGCCTTCATGAAAAACGCGTGCCTTGCCGCTGCCGGCGCATCGATGCTGGCAGCGTGCAGCAGCAGCGATGACGGCCCGGGGTCGATGATCACCCCGACGCCGACCCCGACTCCCACGCCGACCCCGACCCCAACCAGCACCCTCACCGATCAGGATGTGCTGAACTTCGCGCTCAACCTCGAATATCTCGAGGCGCAGTTCTATGCCTTTGCGGCGAACGGCACGTCGCTGCCGGCCAACCTGCTCTCGGGTAGCGGCCAGGTCGGCGTGATCAGCGGCGGGCGGCAGGTGCAGTTCAAGGACGCGGCCGTTGCCCGCTACGCCCGCGAGATCGCGGGTGACGAGCAGGCGCACGTCGCTTTCCTGCGAAGTGCATTGGGAAGCGTCGCGGTTGCGCAGCCCGACCTCGATCTCTCCGCGGACGTCAACGGCGCCTTCTCGACCGCGGCGCGAGCGGCGGGACTGGTCGGTGCGAACCAGGCGTTCGACCCCTATGCCAGCGACGAGAACTTCCTGCTGGCTGCCTTCATCTTCGAGGACGTCGGCGTCAGCGCCTACAAGGGCGCCTCGCCCCTGATCAGCAACAAGACCTATCTCGAGGCCGCAGCCGGCATCCTTGCCGCCGAGGCCTATCATGCCGGGCTGATCCGCACGACCTTGTACCGCAAAGGGCTGACCACGCCGACGCTGATCGACGCGACCGAAGCAATCTCCAATGCGCGCGACAGCCTGGACGGTGCCAGCGATCTGGACCAGGGCGTCCGCCCGATCGGCAATGCCACGAATATCGTGCCGACCGATTCCAACGGTGTGGCCTTCAGCCGAACGGCAGGTCAGGTGCTCAACATTGCCTATCTCAACAAGGCATCCGTCGATCGCGGCGGCTTTTTTCCGAAAGGCGTGAACAGCACGATCAAGCTCAGCGCTGCAAGCTGA